One window from the genome of Oryctolagus cuniculus chromosome 1, mOryCun1.1, whole genome shotgun sequence encodes:
- the LOC108178954 gene encoding uncharacterized protein isoform X1, whose protein sequence is MEQVLLFLKSHAEPWQSFSSVYLDTVPSCIFLIVVGLLLLYLCYLLLPTKHPGRAKRRQKGGTFRGWRSHRRKTEETRKLLSILKSPLGHHHDSTPFRHMLCPEPSCEVCNRTTAEIQQLLSQGSLQHAALSQYFSPSSDSMIESSVSLTSDLLAIAPGDPIPPPVPEPSPSPCSTLSTNLDTSFEDLISPSNLPPKPTPGLDFSFPGGHFPTQPLRILPPPPCPGQGTDPVLQGEVTVTLGDSVCGLPTHEPKTKATQSPDMATSEIWPQGRTKHLPISNWAQGDAKQNILALSSSKAPIGVDREASLLGNLLFLSPDALALLERQVRKRGDFLIHREREKTAGPFPKQHRPDVPLHSPGKMLESVSVKHDSAVSLPHWSSKGKPQEMHLDQQSLYSKTFEDHLQKKCIQLPWDRPALNHDFLYPAGLVSGRCSSTLVVFSSVYDTSTAQEPPAVPDPQAQESPELPDPQAQDSPELPDPQTQESPELPDPQAQDSPELPDPQAQDSPVVPDPQAQESPELPDPQAQNSPDRPDPQAQESSTVPDPQAQESPELPDPQPLLEPEIQSQPLPQDMRQPQSQVPTENQPQSSVPILPPYSLPQISTSGVGLHELLNEAEALLPSETQHLEHHLLKKKQENLWGLPSVVCKSQKDFCPPTPNLSLVSQSSKPHISISILPGDFVLNSELREKLEHHLLKRLIQNRWGLPCKVLESLFLINPQRDGSDTSESKSNQDLSGVCLFKGQISKDVVDLGLSQPGSFYKRTLEILPLEDVRKSRRPTQESGLSDHLMSDSRKSSDMDLWSDSEEDLECQVLNLSGNNSRASCMSLNEKQLENDLKANLSKKGKEIKESPIRRTLPGSQHSIKKTLPLSEKSCRRGKQKDSVPLVSRTSNVNTSNEISFLCSSNKKMLEYHIKSFRLRMIWGLPKKVLDSIEVFKMKEELAQCTDHYNFPSSANLISEVDSQLSVSQSFTDSISLLEDKVGTRICDSDLDHQFPATTAVHKPCRGSSISLHGNKVGTRVSDSSLDRSFPTTSPVCKPYRGSSISLHGGKVGTRVSDSSLDCPFPATSPVCKPSRKNSVALHGHKLGRRVSVSSLDHSSPATSPVREPFRGSSISLHGDKVGTRVCVSDRDHPFPAISTVCKPNSKSSVVLQGHKVGRRVSLSNLDHPFPVTSPVCKPCRGNSVAFLGDKIGRRISVPGLDHTSPATSPVCKPHRANSIAFLGDRTGRRVSDPRLDRPSPPTSHVCRPHRANSVALLGDRTGRRVTDSRLDRSSPPTSPVCRPLRGSPIFLHGDKVGIRISVSDPDRPSRAPSPVNEPYSVSCISLHGDKVRTRVSDSSLCRPAATSLESVPCRGSSISLHGGEMGRRISSSSLDHHFPVTSPVSQPYRGSCISLHGDKLGIKISFSDLDHPFPLTSHMYKPYRGSSIALHGDKVGTRVSDSSLDRPSPATSPVCMPCRGSSISFHGDKVGIRISAPGLDHDFPATSPVCKPYRGSSMSFLGNMIGKRMSVSNVDHHFPATSTVCRCYRGSSISLHGDKVGTRISNPDPDDLFPVTSPVCRPYRGSSISLHGDKVGTRISNPDPDGLFPVTSPVCRSYRGSSISLHGDKVGTRLSMPGLDRPFPPPSPVCKPYRGSSISLHGDKVGTRLSMPGLDRPFPPPSPVCKPYRGSSISLHGDKVGTRLSIPGLDRPFPSPSPVCKPCRGTAKSLQGDKVGTRLSIPGLDRPFPSPSPVCKPYRGSSISLQGDKVGTRLSIPGLDRPFPSPSPVCKPYRGSSISLQGDKVGTRLSIPGLDRPFPSPSPVCKPCRGSSISLQGDKVGTRLSIPGLDRPFPSPSPVCKPCRGTAISLHGDKVGTRLSVSGLDRLFPHPSPVSKPCRGDFTALHGDKVGARICAISMDHHSSVTSPVCKKRQGVLRKTSCDITYERIDDIQRLNDCRKHFLPCTDDAIDKARQKPPALANRCSPTLPRRQIMAGPEPSDNTGISRNRTERLQGKHLKNLEHFPTDKKSVEIFRARERCALPSPWSKTFTTNEPKSSPVIGMTLGEKRTMLTSKHPPPKISEPRNSKLSGINTKLLCELKLNLDNTDDRQTHDHSTDPSLASGNLKCRPALTYTRGTHTRHTADSQVWHVHGENTGISREQMQEPCVPVCVLRKNQGKNLPAASKTVSPPEPKPEELGGGDAGLGPSQPRRRIRAAQGGTLKDTLESKYSPTQPLKGQPPAESHFRKRMKHFLQWIWPSRRCERQNRFLEQGRSLSSEQSMGPGKNQATCIGNTEVQSVKPASGKVPGKKLGHDHGTGKTCHQVPLSTQVKFSKTQRQAELQMGAAPVQGHPFNHRVTSCKGTSTKSCRQEAAFAGQSYPARNTHMKHRDREPKKVVPFRDQLWCQRYPERACATSKPCL, encoded by the exons GGAGATCTCATAGGAGAAAAACAGAGGAGACAAGGAAGCTGCTTTCCATTCTTAAAAG tccCCTGGGCCACCACCATGACAGCACACCCTTCCGTCACATGTTGTGTCCAGAGCCCTCCTGTGAGGTGTGTAATAGAACAACAGCAGAGATCCAGCAGCTGCTGTCCCAGGGGTCCCTGCAACATGCTGCACTCTCTCAGTATTTTTCACCATCCTCTGATTCTATGATCGAGTCCTCAGTAAGTCTCACCTCTGACCTCTTGGCAATAGCTCCAGGAGACCCAATACCACCCCCTGTGCCTGAGCCTTCTCCATCTCCCTGTTCAACTCTCTCAACTAACCTGGATACTTCCTTTGAAGACTTAATTTCCCCCTCAAATTTGCCCCCAAAGCCTACTCCTGGCTTGGATTTCTCATTCCCAGGGGGACATTTTCCAACACAACCGCTTCgcattcttcctcctccaccttgTCCAGGCCAGGGAACAGATCCTGTTCTCCAAGGAGAAGTCACAGTGACTCTGGGGGACAGCGTTTGTGGGTTGCCCACCCATGAGCCAAAAACCAAAGCCACTCAATCTCCTGACATGGCAACATCAGAAATCTGGCCTCAAGGTCGTACCAAGCACTTACCCATCTCAAACTGGGCACAAGGAGATGCCAAGCAGAATATTCTTGCCCTCAGTTCATCCAAGGCACCCATTGGGGTTGACCGTGAAGCCAGCCTTCTAGGTAATCTCTTATTTCTCAGTCCAGATGCCCTGGCACTCCTAGAGAGACAAGTCAGAAAGAGGGGTGACTTTCTGATACACAGGGAAAGGGAAAAGACAGCAGGACCTTTTCCAAAACAACACAGGCCAGATGTCCCACTTCATTCTCCAGGGAAAATGCTAGAGTCAGTTTCTGTCAAGCATGACTCAGCAGTGTCCCTTCCTCATTGGAGCAGCAAAGGCAAACCACAGGAGATGCACTTGGATCAGCAGTCCCTGTATTCTAAGACCTTTGAGGACCATCTTCAGAAAAAATGTATCCAGCTTCCCTGGGATCGCCCAGCTCTGAACCATGACTTCCTTTACCCTGCTGGCCTTGTCTCAGGTCGTTGTTCATCAACCCTTGTCGTCTTCAGTAGTGTGTATGATACCTCCACAGCACAGGAACCCCCAGCGGTTCCTGATCCCCAGGCCCAGGAATCCCCAGAACTGCCTGATCCCCAGGCCCAGGATTCCCCAGAACTGCCTGATCCCCAGACCCAGGAATCCCCAGAACTGCCTGATCCCCAGGCCCAGGATTCCCCAGAACTGCCTGATCCCCAGGCCCAGGATTCCCCAGTGGTTCCTGATCCCCAGGCCCAGGAATCCCCAGAACTGCCTGATCCCCAGGCCCAGAATTCCCCAGATCGTCCTGATCCCCAGGCCCAGGAATCCTCAACAGTTCCTGATCCCCAAGCCCAGGAATCCCCAGAGCTTCCTGATCCCCAACCTCTGTTGGAGCCTGAAATCCAAAGTCAACCCTTGCCTCAAGATATGCGCCAACCTCAGTCTCAAGTTCCCACTGAGAATCAACCTCAATCCTCTGTCCCAATCTTGCCACCTTATTCTCTACCTCAGATTAGCACCAGTGGAGTGGGTCTCCATGAACTCTTGAATGAGGCAGAGGCTCTCCTGCCTTCTGAAACTCAACACTTGGAACATCACTTGCTGAAGAAAAAGCAGGAAAATTTGTGGGGTTTACCCTCTGTTGTCTGTAAATCTCAGAAAGACTTTTGTCCTCCAACTCCCAACCTTTCATTGGTGAGCCAGTCCTCCAAGCCTCACATTTCAATTTCCATCCTTCCTGGAGATTTTGTCCTAAACAGTGAGCTTCGGGAGAAACTAGAGCACCACCTTCTAAAGAGGCTTATCCAAAATCGGTGGGGCCTGCCTTGTAAGGTCCTTGAGTCTTTGTTCTTGATTAACCCTCAGAGAGATGGTTCTGATACATCTGAGTCAAAGAGCAATCAGGATCTCTCAggggtttgtttatttaaaggtcAGATCAGTAAGGATGTAGTGGATTTGGGCTTGAGCCAACCTGGAAGCTTCTATAAGAGGACCTTGGAAATTCTTCCTCTAGAAGATGTGAGGAAGTCCCGGAGACCTACTCAGGAGAGCGGTTTAAGTGATCACTTGATGAGTGACTCAAGGAAGTCCTCAGATATGGATCTATGGTCTGATTCTGAGGAAGACCTGGAATGTCAAGTGTTGAATTTGTCAGGAAATAATTCAAGGGCCTCCTGTATGAGCCTAAATGAGAAACAACTTGAAAATGATCTGAAAGCAAATTTGagcaagaaagggaaggaaataaaggagAGTCCAATCCGTAGGACTCTTCCTGGTTCACAGCATTCTATCAAGAAGACATTGCCTCTTTCTGAGAAATCCTGTAGACGAGGGAAACAAAAAGATTCGGTCCCATTGGTTAGTAGAACCAGCAATGTCAATACCTCCAAtgaaatttctttcctttgttccaGCAACAAAAAGATGTTGGAATACCATATCAAAAGTTTTCGTCTGAGGATGATATGGGGCCTTCCGAAAAAGGTCCTTGATTCCATTGAAGTCTTTAAAATGAAAGAGGAGCTAGCGCAGTGCACTGACCACTATAACTTTCCCTCCTCAGCCAATCTTATATCAGAAGTGGATTCCCAACTTAGTGTCTCCCAGTCCTTTACAGACTCCATATCTTTGCTTGAAGACAAGGTGGGAACAAGAATCTGTGATTCCGATTTGGATCATCAGTTCCCTGCCACCACAGCTGTGCACAAGCCCTGTAGAGGAAGCTCTATATCTTTGCATGGAAACAAGGTGGGAACAAGAGTCTCTGATTCCAGTCTGGATAGGTCTTTCCCCACCACCTCACCTGTGTGCAAGCCTTATAGAGGAAGCTCTATATCTTTGCATGGAGGCAAAGTGGGAACAAGAGTCTCTGATTCCAGTCTGGATTGTCCATTTCCTGCCACCTCACCTGTGTGCAAGCCTAGTAGAAAAAACTCTGTAGCTTTGCATGGACACAAACTGGGAAGAAGAGTCTCTGTCTCTAGTCTGGATCATTCTTCCCCTGCCACTTCACCTGTGAGAGAGCCCTTTAGAGGAAGCTCCATATCACTGCATGGAGACAAGGTAGGAACAAGAGTCTGTGTTTCTGATCGGGATCATCCATTCCCTGCCATCTCAACTGTGTGCAAGCCCAATAGTAAAAGCTCGGTAGTGTTGCAAGGACACAAAGTGGGAAGGAGAGTCTCTCTCTCCAATCTGGATCATCCTTTCCCTGTAACTTCACCTGTGTGCAAACCCTGTAGGGGAAACTCTGTAGCTTTTCTTGGAGACAAGATAGGAAGAAGAATCTCTGTTCCTGGACTAGATCATACGTCCCCTGCCACCTCACCTGTGTGCAAACCCCACAGAGCAAACTCCATAGCTTTTCTTGGAGACAGGACGGGAAGAAGAGTCTCTGATCCCAGACTGGATCGTCCTTCCCCTCCCACGTCACATGTGTGCAGGCCCCATAGAGCAAACTCCGTAGCTTTGCTTGGAGACAGGACGGGAAGAAGAGTCACAGATTCCAGACTGGATCGCTCTTCCCCTCCCACATCACCTGTGTGCAGGCCCCTTAGAGGAAGCCCCATATTTTTGCATGGAGACAAGGTGGGAATACGgatctctgtttctgatccagatcgTCCTTCTCGTGCTCCCTCACCTGTGAATGAGCCCTATAGCGTGAGCTGTATATCTCTGCATGGAGACAAAGTGAGAACGAGAGTCTCTGATTCCAGTCTATGTCGTCCTGCTGCCACCTCACTTGAGTCTGTGCCCTGCAGAGGAAGCTCCATATCTTTGCATGGAGGAGAGATGGGAAGAAGAATCTCTTCCTCCAGTCTGGATCATCATTTTCCTGTCACTTCACCTGTATCCCAGCCCTACAGAGGAAGCTGCATATCTTTGCATGGAGACAAGCTGGGAATAAAAATCTCCTTTTCTGATCTGGACCATCCCTTTCCTCTCACCTCACACATGTACAAGCCCTATAGAGGAAGCTCTATAGCTTTGCATGGAGACAAGGTGGGAACAAGAGTCTCTGATTCCAGTCTGGATCGTCCTTCCCCTGCCACCTCACCTGTGTGCATGCCCTGTAGAGGAAGCTCCATATCTTTTCATGGAGACAAAGTGGGAATAAGGATCTCTGCTCCTGGACTGGATCATGATTTCCCTGCCACCTCACCTGTGTGTAAGCCCTATAGAGGAAGCTCTATGTCTTTTCTTGGAAACATGATAGGGAAAAGAATGTCAGTTTCCAATGTGGATCATCATTTCCCTGCCACCTCAACTGTGTGCAGATGTTACAGAGGAAGCTCAATATCTTTGCATGGAGACAAGGTGGGGACAAGAATCTCTAACCCTGATCCAGATGATCTTTTCCCTGTCACCTCACCTGTATGCAGGCCCTATAGAGGAAGCTCAATATCTTTGCATGGAGACAAGGTGGGGACAAGAATCTCTAACCCTGATCCAGATGGTCTTTTCCCTGTCACCTCACCTGTATGCAGGTCCTATAGAGGAAGCTCAATATCTTTGCATGGAGACAAGGTGGGGACAAGACTTTCTATGCCTGGTCTGGAtcgtcccttccctcccccttcacCTGTATGCAAGCCCTATAGAGGAAGCTCTATATCTTTGCATGGAGACAAGGTGGGGACAAGACTTTCTATGCCTGGTCTGGAtcgtcccttccctcccccttcacCTGTATGCAAGCCCTATAGAGGAAGCTCTATATCTTTGCATGGAGACAAGGTGGGGACAAGACTTTCCATCCCTGGTCTGGATCGTCCCTTTCCTTCCCCTTCACCTGTATGCAAGCCCTGTAGAGGAACCGCGAAATCTTTGCAAGGAGACAAGGTGGGGACAAGACTTTCTATCCCTGGTCTGGATCGTCCCTTTCCTTCCCCTTCACCTGTATGCAAGCCCTATAGAGGAAGCTCAATATCTTTGCAAGGAGACAAGGTGGGGACAAGACTTTCTATCCCTGGTCTGGATCGTCCCTTTCCTTCCCCTTCACCTGTATGCAAGCCCTATAGAGGAAGCTCAATATCTTTGCAAGGAGACAAGGTGGGGACAAGACTTTCTATCCCTGGTCTGGATCGTCCCTTTCCTTCCCCTTCACCTGTATGCAAGCCCTGTAGAGGAAGCTCAATATCTTTGCAAGGAGACAAGGTGGGGACAAGACTTTCTATCCCTGGTCTGGATCGTCCCTTTCCTTCCCCTTCACCTGTATGCAAGCCCTGTAGAGGAACTGCGATATCTTTGCATGGAGACAAGGTGGGGAcaagactttctgtctctggtCTGGATCGTCTCTTCCCTCACCCTTCACCTGTGAGCAAGCCCTGTAGAGGAGACTTTACAGCTTTGCATGGAGACAAGGTGGGGGCAAGAATCTGTGCCATAAGTATGGATCATCATTCCTCTGTCACATCACCTGTGTGCAAGAAAAGGCAGGGGGTCTTAAGGAAAACATCCTGTGATATTACCTATGAGCGAATAGATGACATTCAGAGACTTAATGATTGCAGGAAGCACTTTCTGCCTTGCACAGATGATGCCATAGACAAAGCAAGACAGAAACCACCTGCATTAGCCAATAGATGCAGTCCAACGCTACCTAGAAGGCAAATTATGGCAGGGCCTGAACCAAGTGATAATACAGGAATCTCAAGAAATAGAACAGAAAGGCTTCAGGGAAAACACTTGAAAAACCTAGAACATTTCCCCACAGATAAGAAGTCCGTGGAGATATTCAGGGCAAGGGAACGCTGTGCTCTTCCATCTCCATGGAGTAAAACCTTCACAACCAATGAGCCAAAAAGCTCCCCAGTGATAGGAATGACTTTGGGTGAAAAACGAACTATGTTGACCTCTAAACATCCTCCACCAAAAATATCTGAACCCAGAAATTCTAAATTATCAGGCATTAATACTAAGTTGCTTTGTGAGTTAAAGTTAAACTTGGATAACACAGATGATAGACAGACTCATGACCATTCCACTGATCCGTCCCTTGCCTCAGGGAACTTAAAATGTAGGCCTGCCTTGACTTACACCCGAGGCACCCACACTAGGCACACAGCAGATTCTCAGGTGTGGCATGTCCATGGGGAAAATACAGGGATCAGCAGGGAGCAGATGCAGgagccctgtgtccctgtgtgtgttttAAGGAAGAACCAGGGTAAGAATCTCCCAGCAGCTTCCAAGACAGTAAGCCCTCCAGAACCCAAACCAGAAGAGCTTGGTGGAGGAGATGCAGGCTTAGGGCCATCCCAGCCTAGAAGAAGGATCCGTGCTGCTCAGGGTGGGACATTAAAGGACACGCTTGAGAGCAAATATTCCCCAACCCAGCCACTGAAGGGGCAGCCCCCTGCTGAAAGCCATTTCAGAAAACGGATGAAGCACTTTCTGCAGTGGATTTGGCCTAGCAGAAGATGTGAAAGGCAAAATCGTTTCCTGGAACAGGGACGTTCCCTGTCATCTGAGCAGAGCATGGGCCCAGGTAAAAATCAAGCCACGTGCATCGGGAACACTGAGGTTCAATCAGTGAAGCCAGCTAGTGGGAAGGTTCCAGGGAAGAAGCTGGGGCATGATCACGGAACAGGTAAGACCTGCCACCAAGTGCCCCTTTCGACCCAGGTCAAGTTTAGCAAAACTCAGCGGCAGGCAGAATTGCAGATGGGGGCAGCACCTGTCCAGGGCCATCCCTTCAATCACAGGGTCACTTCCTGTAAAGGGACAAGTACCAAGTCCTGCCGCCAAGAAGCTGCATTTGCTGGCCAGAGTTATCCTGCAAGGAATACACAcatgaaacacagagacagagagcccaAGAAAGTTGTGCCATTCAGGGACCAGCTATGGTGTCAGAGGTATCCAGAGAGAGCCTGTGCCACATCCAAACCCTGCTTGTAG